A window of Deltaproteobacteria bacterium genomic DNA:
GACCTGCACCCACCGCACTGCCTTCCGTCACGACCTCACCCAGATCCAGGATATCGGCCCCGCGAAGCGATCGCCGCAGCCGCGGCCGTTCGGGGCTGGAGCCTCGTCGCTGCGGCCGAGCCGTGGCACACTCCCGCCGCCGTTTCGGGCTGCCGGGGGGATTCGTGGCGATCGATGTGGTTCCCTACACCGAGGAGTGGATACCCGCGGTCCAGGCCTTCAATCGGCGCATGGCCGAGGCGGGGATGCACTGGGGCTGGTACGAGACCCCCGTGGACCGCTGGCTCCCCGAGCGCGGCGACGCCCGCACCTGGCGCGAGCACTACCTCGCGGTCGAGGACGGCCGCGACGTGCGCGGCGGCTACGCGCTGAAGCCGCACGAGTGGCGGGTGTGTGGCGCGACGCATCTGGTGACCGACTGGCAGGGCCCGATCACCGAGGGCGTCTACAGCCGCCGCTACAACACGCTGGGTCTGCGGCTGCTGCGCGAGATGCTGCGCCAGTACCCGCTGCTCTACAGCTGGGGGCACGGCGGGCTCGAGCAGCCGATGCTGGTGATGCTGGAGAAGCTCGGCTGGCTGATCCACCGCACGCCATTCTGTCTGCGCGTGCTGCGACCGCTGCGCTTCCTGCGCGACAACGCCTACCTGCGCGACACGGCCGCGCGGCGGCTCGCGCTCGACCTGGCCGCGTTCTCCGGCGCAGGCTCCGTGGGGCTGCGATTGCTCCACGCGGCGCAGCGCGCGCGCGGCTCGCGAAGCGCTCCGGCCGGGGCGTCGGAGTTCGAGCGCTTCGAAGGCTGGGCCGACGAGCTCTGGGCGCGCGTTCGCGACGAGTACGCGGTGATCGCGCTTCGCGACGCCGCGACCATGAACCACCTGCTGCCCGGCGGCGGCTGGCCCGCGGCGCGGAAGCTCCGCGTCATGCGCGGCGATCGCACCCTCGGCTGGGCGGTCGTGATGGACACCGCAATGGAGAACGACCGCCGGTTCGGCACGCTTCGCGTCGGCTCGCTGGTCGACGCGCTCGCCTCGCCCGCAGACGCCGAGGCCGTGGTCGGCGCAGCCTACCGGGACCTGCGCGCGCGCGGGGTCGACATCGTGATTCTGAACCAGGCCCACCCGGCCTGGATTGCTGGCTTCGCCTCGCACGGCTTCGCGATCCTCGCCAATCGCCGCGCCTTCGCCGCCTCGCCCGAGCTCCAGAAGGCGATGGCCCCGTTCGAGGAGACCCGGCTGGGCCTGCACCTCACCAACATGGATGGCCACGGCCCGATGCGCCTCTGATTCCGGCTTCTTGCCGGTGGCCTGCCGGTGGCCTGCGGCTGCTCAAGTGTGACCAGGGCCGCCTCGATGATGTAGCCGGGTTCAGCACCGGCCGCAGATGGGCTATTCTGGGCCGCGTTCCATCGCCCCCGACCCCGCCCATCCGGGAACACGCATTGCATGATCCGCGGGTCGCAGGGGATCACCCACCGATGAGGGCCACCATGGAAACCGCAACCGAGCTCGCCGTTCGCCTCTCCAAGGCCAGCCGCAAGAAGTTCTGGAACGTCTACTCCGTGTTCGACTGGCCGGAGAAGCTGGACTACTCGCACTGGTTCATGCCTCCGGAGCTGATCTCGCTCTACGGAACCCCCGCCTGGGAGAAGCTCGACGAGGAGCAGCGCCACAAGCTCTCGCTGTTCGAGATGGCCAACCTGTTCAGCCTGACCGCGCAGGGCGAGATGCCGCTGGTGCAGGGCCTGATCGGCCAGATGTACCCGCACCACGATCCCGACATCACCGGGTACCTGCACCACTTCCTCGACGAAGAGAACAAGCACATGGTGATGTTCACGGAGTTCTGCCGGCGCTACATCGGCAAGGTCTACCTGTACAAGAAGATCGCGCTGCCGCGGAAGTACGAGAAGGGCGAGGAGGACGTGAGCTTCTTCATCAAGGCGCTCACCGTCGAGGAGATCGGCGACTACTACAACGTGCTCGCCGCGAAGGACGAGCGCGTGCACCCGATCGTGCGCGAGATCAACGCCCTGCACCACAGCGACGAGGCGCGGCACATCGTGTTCGGCCGCGAGGTCATGCGCAGCACCTTCGAGGAGCACTCCGCCGACTGGTCCAAGGCGACGCTCGCGGGCGTGCGCGAGTGGATCGCGAACTACCTGCGCTCCTCGTGGGCGGACTTCTACAACCCCGCGGTCTATCGAGACGCCGGCATTCCCGACGGCTACGCCGCGCGCGAGTTCGCGCTCGGCTCCGAGGTCTGCCGCGCGCACCGCAAGCGAGCCTCGGAGAAGCTCGTCTCGTTCCTCCTCGAGTCCGGAATTCTCGAGGTCGAGCCCGTGCTCTGATGCAGGAGTCCGAGATCCGCAAGCAGCTCCGGGCCTGGATCCTGCGGCGCTCGCAATCCAAGGCCAAGACCGAGCTCGCGGACGACACGCCGATCCTGGAGTCCGGCCTGCTCTCCTCGCTGGACGTCGTCGAGCTGATCCTGTTCATCGAGAACCTGAAGGGCGCCGAGGTCGACGTCGACGACATCGAGCCCGAGGTGCTCACGAACGTGAACACGATCTACGACGGGTTCTTCCGCGGCGAAGCGGCGTAGACGCGTGGGCGCAGGGGCGAAGCTCCGCGGACTTCTGATCCGCGTCGTGGCGATCGCGCTCGGGCTCGGCTTCGGGCTGGTCGTCGCGGAGGTCGGACTGCGGATCGCCGCGCCGCAGGAGAAATCCTGGCTCGACATCTACCGGGTCGATCCGGTGCTTCCGCTGGTCTCGCTCGCGCCCGACGCCGCGACCACGGTCGTGACCGGCGAGAGCACCTGGCACGTCCGCACCGACGCGCGCGGCCACCGAACCGGCAACGCCGCGCCGGCCGCGCCCGGATCCCCCACCCTGCTCCTGCTCGGCGACTCGTTCGCGTTCGGCCACGGCGTCGACTACGAGGAGTCGTTCGCGGCGCTGGTCGCGCAGGAGCTCGGCGGCGGGCTCGCGCTGGTGAACACGGGCGTGCCCGGTTTCGGCCCGGTCCAGTACCGCCAGGTGCTGGAGTCGACGCTCGAATCGGGCGAGCGCCCGAAGCTGATCCTGCTCAGCCTGTACCTGGGCAACGACTTCCTCGACTGCGTCTGGAACAAGCGCGTGCAGGTGGTGGACGGGGTCATGGTCGAGGAGTCCGGACGCCTGCGCACCTGGATGAAATTCAACCTGCACACGTATCGGCTGGCGAGCAAGGTGTACCAACGCGCGGCCGCGTGGCGACGTCCGGGCCGCAGCCCGGAAGAGGCCCTCTTCGACCCCGAGGCGTGGCGGAGCGGCGAGCTCTCGCGCGCGCTCGAGATCTTCTCGCAGGAGCTCGGCCGGATCGGCGAGCTCGCGCGCGAGGCGAACATCCCGATCCTCGCGGTGGTGATTCCGAGAGAGACCACGCTTCTGCACGACGCAGCGGTCGACGGCTCCGGGCTCGATTACGGCCTGCCGAACGCAAGGGCGGCCACCGCGCTCTCGACCGCTGGAATTCCCTTCGTCGATCTCTCCGCCGCGCTGCGCGAGCTCGGCCCCGCGCAAGCCTACTTCGCGCGCGACGGGCACCTGACGCGGCCGGGAAATCGCGCCGCTTCGGCCGAGATCGCGCCTGCGCTGCGCGAGCTCATCGCGGCTCGGCCGGGCTAGAGGCGAAGACGCGCGCCTCGAGCTCGCTCGCGATGGCGCGCGCCGCGGCGCGCGCGCCGTTCTCGTTGAAGTGGATGCCGTCGTAGTACAGGTCGGTCTGCGCGTCGAGCAGCTCCGGCAGATCGATGAACGCGACCTTCTCGCGCGTGGCGACCTCGCGCATCCGCTCGTTGAACTTCGACAGCATCGCGACCATGTCGTCGGGGCTCAGGTACGACGTGCCTCCGTCCGTCGCGCCCATCCACAGCTTCGACAGATCCGCGTCCTTCGCGAAGCGGGTCTGGATCGCCTGCGCGACGAAGATCGGCTCGACGCCCGCCTTGCGCGCGGCCGCGACGAAGCGCGCGAGATTCGCACCGTACGCGTCGAGCGCGAGCGGCAGGGTGTCGAGCTTCGCGCGCGGAACCTGCTTCTTCTCGATCTCCGCGCGCTTCGCCCGCTGCTCCTCGATCCAGTGCAGCTCCGCGTCCTGCTCGATCCGGCCGGCCTCGCGCGTTTGCGCGACCCGGAGCGACCTCACGCGGCTCTTGATGGCGCTTGCGCGCTTCCAGATCTCGAGGTGCTTGTACCAGGGCCAGTGGTCGGGCGTGTAGCGACTGACTCGAAACGCCTCGCCGAGCCGGCTCTCCCAATGACGCGGGTCGTCCAGGTACTGCGGATCGAAACGCTCCTCGTACAGCCACGCGCCCATGTCGTTCAGCCCCGCGTAGAGCAGCACGTAGTCCAGGTCCGGGATCTCCGGCAGCAGGTAGAGCGCGTGCATCAGGTGGTGCTGGCTGTTGTGGCCGTCGATCGCGCTGCTCCCGACCCAGTACGCGCGCGGATCATTCGCATCCTCGTCGAGGTAGCGCATCAGCAGGGCGG
This region includes:
- a CDS encoding natural product biosynthesis carrier protein — protein: MQESEIRKQLRAWILRRSQSKAKTELADDTPILESGLLSSLDVVELILFIENLKGAEVDVDDIEPEVLTNVNTIYDGFFRGEAA
- a CDS encoding diiron oxygenase; translated protein: MRATMETATELAVRLSKASRKKFWNVYSVFDWPEKLDYSHWFMPPELISLYGTPAWEKLDEEQRHKLSLFEMANLFSLTAQGEMPLVQGLIGQMYPHHDPDITGYLHHFLDEENKHMVMFTEFCRRYIGKVYLYKKIALPRKYEKGEEDVSFFIKALTVEEIGDYYNVLAAKDERVHPIVREINALHHSDEARHIVFGREVMRSTFEEHSADWSKATLAGVREWIANYLRSSWADFYNPAVYRDAGIPDGYAAREFALGSEVCRAHRKRASEKLVSFLLESGILEVEPVL